One Gammaproteobacteria bacterium DNA segment encodes these proteins:
- a CDS encoding RHS repeat protein, with product MREYTHNYANARIDFAGRGFLGFGTQTVTDVTGGLTTVTSYRQDYPFTGLVNTAVTRLVSNDIRVRSVINEYDNIVPTGASVYPYLKAATQRTFDPDTDLLLADTITNNSLLDSYGNVRNISVQVTGGGASHTTTTLNQFGNDPDIWRLGRLRTSTATHENAAGARTRTSSFVYYPQTDLLWKETVQPGTVYELITTYGRDDYGNIDATTVSTISGEPITPRTTATQYNGLGRYLFRVTNAVGHIETHTYDRHHGGITELIGPNGLTTHWIYDVLGRQANELRASGTSTGITYDWCSATLCPWVTDIKTALFRKTIATSGAPTVVEYYDSLNRVVAVQKGGFGAATTVQTVYNAKGQVTRVSRPYLTTGTPALWTDYSYDGVGRVTAENLPGTLGSNTSDYDGFKTTLRNPKNQQTVETSNALGQTVIMVDHYLHDTRYEYDPVGNLTKVTDSELNEIVNTYNIRGHKVTTNDPDMGVWTYKYNVLGELIEQKDARLQVSSFVYDKLGRMTRRTEGADISTWEYDLALNGKGKLAKETSTNGFARGYTYDGLSRPRTTTTTIGGVAYTSSVTYDGDGRVVLMNYPSSFSVRNVPWQSFRQLSPLQTQVMRCTVAEHVMQENEIQVTGSMVTAGRMCLLGFDPNYDSTSEMVADIYRIMELDRLRAGIKRYQDSRSR from the coding sequence ATGCGGGAGTATACCCACAACTATGCGAATGCCAGAATCGATTTCGCCGGTCGCGGATTCTTGGGCTTCGGTACACAGACGGTTACCGATGTTACCGGTGGACTGACGACCGTGACGTCTTATCGTCAGGATTATCCTTTTACCGGCCTGGTCAACACTGCCGTTACGCGCCTGGTCAGTAATGACATTCGTGTACGCTCAGTGATAAACGAATATGACAATATCGTCCCCACGGGCGCCAGTGTCTATCCGTACCTGAAGGCCGCTACGCAACGGACTTTCGATCCCGACACGGACCTGCTGCTCGCTGACACCATCACCAATAACAGCCTGCTGGATAGTTACGGCAACGTCCGAAACATCAGTGTGCAGGTCACGGGCGGTGGGGCGAGTCATACTACCACCACGCTCAATCAGTTCGGCAACGATCCTGACATCTGGCGTCTGGGCAGACTGCGCACCAGCACCGCCACACACGAGAACGCTGCCGGCGCCCGCACCCGTACGTCCAGTTTTGTCTATTACCCACAGACCGATCTGTTGTGGAAGGAAACCGTGCAGCCCGGTACCGTGTATGAATTGATTACCACGTATGGGCGCGACGACTACGGCAACATCGATGCCACCACCGTCTCCACGATCTCTGGCGAGCCGATCACGCCGCGCACTACAGCCACACAATACAACGGCCTTGGCCGCTACCTGTTTCGCGTCACCAACGCCGTGGGTCATATCGAAACCCATACCTACGATCGCCATCACGGCGGCATCACGGAGCTGATCGGCCCGAATGGTTTGACCACCCATTGGATTTACGATGTGCTGGGGCGCCAGGCCAACGAGCTGCGCGCGAGCGGTACGAGCACCGGTATTACTTATGACTGGTGTTCAGCCACGCTTTGCCCGTGGGTCACGGACATAAAAACCGCCCTTTTCCGGAAAACGATCGCGACCAGCGGCGCACCAACGGTAGTTGAGTATTACGATTCACTGAACCGCGTGGTTGCCGTCCAGAAAGGCGGCTTCGGCGCCGCAACCACCGTGCAGACGGTGTATAACGCCAAAGGCCAGGTGACGAGAGTCTCGCGGCCGTACTTAACCACTGGCACGCCCGCGTTGTGGACAGACTATAGCTATGACGGAGTAGGCCGGGTCACCGCAGAAAACCTGCCCGGCACCTTAGGCAGCAACACCTCGGACTACGACGGCTTCAAGACGACGCTCAGGAATCCGAAAAACCAGCAGACGGTGGAAACCAGCAACGCGCTGGGCCAGACCGTCATCATGGTAGATCATTATCTGCACGACACGCGCTACGAGTACGACCCGGTCGGCAATCTCACCAAAGTGACGGATTCCGAGCTCAATGAAATCGTCAACACCTACAACATCCGCGGCCACAAGGTGACGACGAATGATCCCGACATGGGCGTGTGGACGTACAAGTACAACGTGCTGGGTGAGCTGATCGAGCAGAAAGACGCCAGACTGCAGGTCAGCAGCTTCGTATACGACAAGCTCGGGCGCATGACCCGCCGCACCGAAGGCGCGGACATCAGCACCTGGGAATACGACCTTGCCCTCAACGGCAAGGGCAAGCTGGCGAAAGAAACCTCAACGAACGGCTTCGCGCGCGGCTACACCTACGACGGCTTGAGCCGTCCCAGGACCACCACCACGACCATCGGTGGCGTTGCTTACACCAGTTCGGTTACTTACGACGGTGACGGCCGGGTCGTCCTCATGAACTACCCCTCCAGCTTCTCGGTGCGCAATGTGCCTTGGCAGAGTTTTAGGCAATTATCACCTTTACAGACCCAAGTTATGAGGTGTACTGTGGCTGAGCATGTCATG
- a CDS encoding VCBS repeat-containing protein yields the protein MLDFNADGRQDLYAPIAGKWYVLRARPFGGGLDDFPTILGADGYNNSPRVGDFDSDGLVDVALDYGPYGTFCFIGLAIRATLPPSMPVVSDSTIALRLTTSRLPIARFIISAPTNDLIPTSPMRAASKLRCMSSPAAAGTMVS from the coding sequence GTGCTGGATTTCAATGCCGATGGCCGTCAGGACCTGTATGCGCCTATCGCGGGCAAGTGGTATGTGCTCCGTGCAAGACCCTTCGGCGGCGGTTTGGATGACTTTCCTACGATCCTCGGCGCTGACGGGTATAACAACAGTCCGCGGGTCGGCGACTTCGATAGCGACGGGTTGGTAGACGTAGCGCTGGACTACGGACCGTATGGCACTTTCTGTTTCATCGGCCTGGCAATTCGAGCCACATTACCGCCATCAATGCCGGTGGTGAGCGATTCGACGATCGCATTACGATTGACTACAAGCCGCTTACCGATAGCTCGGTTTATAATCTCGGCCCCGACGAACGACTTAATCCCGACTTCCCCGATGCGCGCGGCATCGAAGCTTCGCTGTATGTCGTCTCCAGCTGCCGCCGGAACAATGGTCTCGTGA
- the tilS gene encoding tRNA lysidine(34) synthetase TilS, with translation MIGFSGGLDSTVLLYALTEIENEVKRALHAVHVHHALHPEADAWAEHCETVCARVGIRFRMVRVDASAKRGESPEAAARAARYRALRTLLEAGTCLLTAHQQDDQAETLLLQLLRGAGPAGLAAMPEFTGIGEGWHARPLLGFTRAELTAYAVARGLRWIDDPGNRSMDFDRNFIRHEIFPTLSRRWPAHARTLARASALQADASTLLGELAHQDLAGLAGSRAGTLSVNSLRMFSQVRQRNAIRHWLIGLRLPLPTQTQLEHVLTDAVNASGDRAPLIAWRGVQVRRYRDDLYAMPPLAAHDPNLVLPWDAREPLQVPHLNVALEPSLFESLWIADGAARSDVSVRFRRGGERCRPHGPLHHHDLKILFQEAGVPPWERDRIPLVYVGERLVAVVGLWACA, from the coding sequence CTGATCGGGTTTAGCGGCGGGCTGGATTCCACCGTATTGCTGTATGCGCTGACGGAGATTGAGAACGAAGTAAAGCGCGCATTGCACGCGGTACATGTTCATCATGCACTGCATCCGGAAGCGGACGCCTGGGCGGAACATTGCGAGACCGTGTGTGCGCGGGTCGGTATACGGTTCAGAATGGTTCGCGTCGACGCCAGCGCAAAGCGCGGTGAAAGCCCGGAAGCGGCGGCGCGAGCAGCGCGGTATCGCGCGTTGCGAACGTTGCTGGAAGCTGGCACGTGTCTGCTGACAGCGCACCAGCAGGACGATCAGGCGGAAACTTTGTTGTTGCAGCTTTTGCGCGGCGCGGGTCCGGCGGGTCTTGCGGCGATGCCGGAGTTCACCGGCATTGGTGAAGGCTGGCACGCGCGGCCGTTGCTGGGTTTCACGCGCGCTGAACTGACCGCTTACGCTGTGGCCAGAGGTTTGCGCTGGATCGACGATCCCGGCAACCGCAGCATGGATTTCGACCGTAATTTCATCCGCCACGAAATATTTCCGACCTTAAGCAGGCGCTGGCCGGCGCACGCACGCACGCTTGCGCGCGCATCGGCCTTGCAGGCCGACGCCTCGACGTTACTCGGCGAACTGGCGCATCAGGATCTGGCGGGACTCGCGGGCAGCCGCGCTGGCACCCTGTCCGTTAACTCCCTGCGCATGTTTTCGCAAGTACGCCAGCGCAACGCCATCCGACACTGGCTGATTGGGCTGAGATTGCCCCTGCCGACGCAAACGCAGCTCGAACACGTGCTGACCGACGCCGTTAACGCGAGCGGAGATCGCGCACCTCTGATCGCATGGCGCGGCGTTCAAGTGCGGCGCTATCGCGACGACCTTTACGCGATGCCGCCGCTGGCCGCGCACGATCCGAACCTGGTGCTGCCCTGGGATGCGCGCGAACCGCTGCAAGTTCCGCATTTGAATGTCGCGCTCGAACCTTCGCTATTCGAATCACTGTGGATCGCCGATGGAGCGGCACGCTCGGATGTATCGGTCCGATTCCGGCGCGGCGGCGAACGCTGCCGCCCGCACGGACCCCTTCATCATCACGATCTCAAGATACTATTTCAGGAAGCCGGCGTACCGCCCTGGGAGCGAGACCGGATTCCGCTGGTTTATGTCGGGGAACGTTTGGTCGCCGTAGTCGGCTTATGGGCTTGCGCATAG
- a CDS encoding Uma2 family endonuclease has protein sequence MSTLEKIVRITPQEYLDGEQYSDIRHEYVAGHVYAMVGASKAHNLIAGGFYTALHGHLRGNPCQVFASDVKARVAEAFYYPDVMVACDPSDGHEYYCERPLIIIEVISPSTEARDALEKRIAYQSLESLQEYLLVAQDKMEVRIYRRANEAWELETCTETDQVRLTSVGLEIPIEQVYEDVWV, from the coding sequence ATGTCCACCCTGGAAAAAATTGTGCGGATAACGCCGCAGGAATATCTGGATGGGGAGCAGTACAGCGATATCAGGCACGAATATGTGGCGGGCCATGTTTACGCAATGGTCGGCGCGAGCAAGGCACATAATCTGATTGCAGGAGGTTTTTACACCGCCTTGCACGGCCACTTGCGCGGAAACCCTTGTCAGGTTTTCGCATCCGACGTGAAGGCGCGCGTGGCGGAAGCTTTCTATTATCCCGATGTCATGGTGGCTTGCGACCCATCGGATGGACACGAGTATTACTGCGAGCGACCGTTGATCATTATCGAAGTGATCTCACCCTCGACCGAAGCGCGCGACGCGCTGGAAAAACGCATTGCGTATCAGTCGCTGGAGAGTCTGCAGGAATATCTGCTGGTCGCGCAGGACAAAATGGAAGTGCGGATTTATCGCCGCGCCAATGAGGCCTGGGAGCTCGAAACGTGCACCGAAACAGATCAGGTACGGCTAACTTCGGTGGGACTGGAGATTCCGATCGAACAGGTCTACGAAGACGTTTGGGTCTGA